Proteins from one Clostridia bacterium genomic window:
- a CDS encoding sugar transferase: MEVINVSKKAGLIVKRIIDLITSVFGLGLLSPFFLLIAMAIKIDSPGPVFYRQERIGKNGVPFRVFKFRSMVVGADKMGLGLAVAKDDPRITRVGKWLRRYSLDELPQLINVVRGEMSIVGPRPTIRQQVEQYDAFQRRRLNMKPGITGWAQVNGRNSISWEERIELDVWYVDHWSLWLDAKIMALTIPKLLTSSSEELYGRDGVTPDLGDPQSNSGPPLCG; this comes from the coding sequence ATGGAAGTCATTAATGTGAGTAAAAAAGCGGGATTAATAGTTAAGCGGATTATTGATTTGATAACTTCTGTTTTTGGGCTGGGGTTACTGTCACCTTTCTTTCTTCTTATAGCTATGGCTATCAAGATAGACTCTCCAGGCCCAGTATTTTACCGTCAGGAGCGGATCGGGAAGAATGGTGTACCTTTCCGGGTGTTTAAATTCAGGAGCATGGTTGTTGGAGCTGACAAAATGGGTTTGGGCCTAGCCGTGGCCAAAGATGACCCCCGAATCACTAGAGTAGGAAAGTGGCTTCGGCGCTACAGCCTGGATGAATTGCCCCAGCTAATAAACGTTGTCAGAGGCGAGATGAGTATAGTCGGCCCTCGGCCCACAATTAGGCAACAGGTGGAGCAGTACGATGCCTTTCAGCGCCGGCGCCTCAATATGAAGCCCGGCATTACCGGTTGGGCCCAGGTAAACGGCCGCAACAGTATCAGTTGGGAGGAACGGATCGAGCTTGACGTGTGGTATGTTGACCACTGGTCATTATGGCTGGATGCGAAGATCATGGCTTTGACAATACCAAAGCTTTTGACTTCTTCTAGCGAAGAACTTTATGGCCGCGACGGGGTCACCCCAGACCTAGGGGACCCTCAATCGAACAGCGGACCTCCACTATGCGGGTAG